One window of bacterium genomic DNA carries:
- a CDS encoding hemin uptake protein HemP, whose product MNKQLPDSIEPLDLTLSTKQDTTPALRQRLNSAELFNTSREVVIEHAGEEYRLRLTRQDKLILTK is encoded by the coding sequence ATGAACAAACAACTACCCGACTCTATCGAACCTCTGGACTTAACGCTGTCTACAAAGCAGGACACAACGCCGGCTTTACGACAACGGTTAAACAGCGCCGAGCTATTTAATACCAGCCGCGAAGTGGTCATCGAACACGCCGGCGAGGAATACCGATTACGTTTAACACGTCAGGACAAATTAATCCTGACCAAATAA